From the genome of Clarias gariepinus isolate MV-2021 ecotype Netherlands chromosome 28, CGAR_prim_01v2, whole genome shotgun sequence, one region includes:
- the LOC128516039 gene encoding large proline-rich protein bag6-B-like, translated as MDITNQIYNNSLLNHDSPDYKLLFTRVNGILYSIYGCNTCTTHTIYHGVSAMTFSNETGTVLVKAMLTFQSNQINAEIIKNLFNKASAGNEINGIKINPKFTQTSSGSTTNTTTTLPTTTTTRATTRPTTTTTTRPIPPHRPPPPPHRPPPPPPAHHNAAASFFYQGPITLTSFLCLSVSFCFFFLPSYSF; from the exons ATGGACATCACCAACCAAATCTACAACAATTCTCTACTCAACCACGATTCTCCCGATTATAAGTTATTGTTCACACGAGTTAACGGCATT CTCTACTCCATCTATGGCTGTAACACTtgtaccacacacacaatttatcaTGGAGTATCAGCGATGACCTTCAG CAATGAAACTGGAACCGTGCTTGTCAAGGCTATGCTCACGTTTCAGTCAAACCAAATCAACGCTGAAATAATCAAAAACCTGTTTAACAAAGCAAGCGCTGGCAATGAAATAAATGGAATTAAAATCAACCCTAAATTCACACAAA CCTCATCAGGATCAACTACCAACACAACAACCACTCTTCCCACAACTACTACCACTAGAGCCACCACTCGTCCAACCACTACAACCACCACTCGTCCTATTCCTCCTCATcgtcctccacctcctccacatcgtcctcctcctcctccaccagcACACCACAATGCTGCCGCTTCCTTTTTTTATCAAGGTCCTATAACTCTGACTTCATTTCTTTGCCTCAGTGTTtcattttgcttctttttccTCCCCAgctattcattttaa
- the LOC128515605 gene encoding G8 domain-containing protein DDB_G0286311-like, giving the protein MEVSMLRYTWAALCITVSVMSGMSLGKPVENNESPEPLVTYDLTMDITNQIFNDSLLKSESSDYEILFTKVTGALFSIYGCSTCNTQTFYQGVSAMTFSNKTGTVLVKATLKFHTNQINSDVIIHLFKKAIAANDEINSLKINSKFTQATSEPTTSPPNTTKTTTTHRPSASTNTHRPSASTSTHRPTASSTKTTPHPTTTTTTTTTTPRPTTTTTTPLPTTTTTTTTTTRPTTTTTTTTRPTTTTTTTTRPTTTTTTRRIPHPPAKPPDSIKYTLHISHSDS; this is encoded by the exons ATGGAGGTCTCCATGTTGCGATACACCTGGGCGGCTCTCTGCATCACTGTGTCAGTGATgtcag GTATGAGTTTGGGGAAACCTGTGGAAAATAATGAGTCTCCCGAGCCTTTAGTCACATATGACTTAACCATGGACATCACCAACCAGATCTTCAATGATTCCCTCCTCAAAAGTGAATCTTCAGATTATGAGATATTGTTCACTAAAGTTACCGGCGCT CTCTTCTCCATCTATGGCTGTAGCACTTGTAACACACAAACGTTTTATCAAGGGGTATCAGCGATGACCTTCAG taACAAAACTGGAACTGTGCTTGTGAAAGCAACTCTCAAGTTCCATACAAACCAAATCAACAGTGATGTAATTATACACCTGTTTAAGAAGGCCATTGCTGCCAATGATGAAATAAACAGTCTTAAAATCAACTCTAAATTCACACAAG CCACATCAGAACCAACAACAAGTCCTCCCAACACAACCAAAACTACAACCACCCATCGTCCCTCGGCTTCCACAAACACCCATCGTCCCTCGGCTTCCACATCCACCCATCGTCCCACGGCTTCTAGCACCAAAACCACCCCCCATCCCACGACTACCACCACTACCACCACAACCACCCCTCGTCCCACGACTACCACAACCACCCCTCTTCCCACTACTACCACTACAACCACCACTACCACTCGTCCTACCACTACAACCACAACTACCACTCGTCCTACCACTACAACCACAACTACCACTCGTCCTACCACTACAACCACAACTCGTCGTATACCTCATCCTCCTGCTAAGCCCCCAG ACTCCATTAAGTACACTCTCCACATCTCACACTCTGACTCTTGA